In Pyrodictium occultum, the genomic window GCGTGCTCAACGCCTCGGGGCTAGAGCTGCGCGTCGTGGAGGCGCCGGGGCACACGCCGGGCCACATAGTCCTCGTGGCGGACGGCCTAGTCTTCACCGGGGACACCGTGCTCCCGGGGATAACGCCCCACGTGACGCTCCACAGCCTGGACGAGGACCCGCTCGGCAGCTACCTGGAGACGCTCAGGAGGATAGAGGAGCTGGGCCCGCTAACCGGGCTCCCCGGCCACCGGGGGGTGATCCGCGACACGGCGGCCAGGGCCAGGGAGATACGGGCTCACCACGAGCAGAGGCTGCGGGAGGTCCTCGACCTCCTCAGGCGCCACGGGCCCCTCACCGGCTACGAGGCAGCGAGGATGATGCGGTGGAGGACTGGGTACAGCAGCTGGAGCGAGTACCCGGTCCCCGAGAGGTTCTTCGCACTGGGGGAGGCGCTGGCCCACCTTAGGCACCTGGAGGAGCGGGGGCTCGCCGAGAGGGTGGAGAGGGGCGGGCTGCTCGCCTGGCGCGCCGCCTAGCCCCCGCCGCCCGCGCCGCCGGCGTCCAGGCCGGAGAGCAGGTCTAGGAGCATCAGGGCCTCGGCCGCTGAGAGCAGGCCCAGCATCGGGAGGAGGGGCGCGATGGCCAGCAGCTCCTCCTCAGGGAGCCCGGCGTCCGCCGGGGCCTCCAGGCGCCGGGCTTCCTGGCGGGCGAGCCTGGCCTCGACGAGCCTCTTGGCCGCCTGGGCGGCGTGCTCCATGAGCCTCATCGCCTCGGGGACCGCGTCGAGCCCCCTACGGGTCAGGCGGAGCCTCCTCCTCTTGAATATGAGCCCGGACCTGTACTCCTCCAGCATGCCCATGGCCTCGAGCTCCCCTACTATATCCTCCACAGTCTCCCGCGGGAGCCGCAGAGCCCTCGCTAGCTCCTCAACCCTGTCAACGCCGCGGTAGACCGCTAGCAGCACCGCCGCCTGGCTGGGCGTCAGGCCCCCGCCGGTGTCCGCGGCGCCCATCTCCCCACCAGCCATTCCGGCTAGATCCCTCCCTCATCTACACCGGCCGCGCGTGAATTAGCATTACCCCGCGGGGAGGGGCCCCGGGTTTATCCCGGGGCTGTCGCCCCCTGCCCGGGGCTCCCGAGGGTGCCGTCTGGGCGTGGTGTACCGCAGGGCTGTCGAGGAGGCCTACTCGATCGTACGGGCTGTAGAGGTGGCCTGCGGCTCCACGGCTGAGATGGAGGAGGCTCTCGAGATACTGGAGGAGCTCGTCTCGGGCGCCGCCGGCCTTGATGAGGCCGCCTACGCTGCAGAGCTTCTCCGCGAGGCTGCCGACGTGCTGCGGGCCCGCGGCTGCCTGGACTGGCACCTCCTGGGCCAGGCCGCCGACATCCTGGAGCACGCGTAGCAGGGGTCGGCTAACCGCGGCCGCCTCACCGCCTCCCCGGGGCTCGGCTGGGGCCGGGGAGCCGGCCTGCTCGCCATCCCCCGGGCTAGACCTCCACCTCTGCCAGGAGGTCCTCGAGGAGGGCGAGCTCGGGGAACTCGAGGACGCCCAGCTCCTCTGCGAGCACGTAGGGCTTAACCTCCCCCAGGGGCACCTCCTCGCGGAGGATGGGTGAGAGGTAGGTGTCGGGGCTGAGGGAGACTGTTGTGCCGGTCTGGTACTGGCCCACCGCGGGGAGCACCACTAGCCTCGCCCTGAGGGGCGGGTAGGGGGCTACGAGGAAGGCGGGGAGCTTCGCCACGTAGCCCAGCTTGTCTCGGAGCCTCAGGCTGGGGTGCTCGTGGCCCATGATGACCGCCTCCACGGGGCCGGGGTAGCCTCCCTGCGGCTTCCGGTGCCCATGTATCACCAGGATGCCCCTCTCGTAGAGCTCCTGGACCAGCTCGACCCCGTAGTCCCTCGCCACCAGGGGGAGGTAGTTGTCGTGGTTCCCCCGCACGATGGTCACCCTCACGCCCCTCTCCCTCGTCAGGTACTGGAAGACCCTGGAGAGCTCCTCGCGCTCGCTCCTCAGCAGCCTGGAGAAGCTGTGCTTCACGTCACCGGCGAATATTACCCAGTCGGCGCCGGTGGAGTCGAGGCCCTCGCGGAGCACCTCGAGGGTGCGGAGCAGCTGTATCCTGGGCACGTAGAGGCCCTGCTTGGCCGCCTCCTCCTCGAAGCCCAGGTGGGTGTCGGCGAGCACAAGCGCGTTGAGCCTCCTCACATACACCGCTGGCAGGTCGCCGACGGTCTCTATCCCCGGCAGCAGCTCGATCAAGGCTCCGCAGGCCCTGGCTCCAGGAGCGGTAATACTGCGAGCTATAACGCTCGCGTAGCCCCCGCCGCGGCAGGTGTGGGCCGCGGGGGAAGCCTCCGCCCATCGCCCGGGGCCTGGCCCCCCGGGGCCTAGCGGAGGAGCGGGGGCGTGCCCGCGGCCCCGAGGGACCGGGACCCCCGGGCCCCGGGGATAGGTGTAGCCTCGTTGGCCGGGAGGGGGCTCCGAAGGCGCCCCGTCATCCCCGGTGAGGCCTCAATTACGCTCCTCCTGGGCGCCCCTGGGTGGAGGGAGGCCTTGCCGGCCGTGGGGCCGAGCGCCCGTCTCCTCGAGCTGCTCGAGCGGGTTGAGGAGG contains:
- a CDS encoding MBL fold metallo-hydrolase yields the protein MGRRDLEVVREGVDSFMERVLELYAWSGAPREEVEGMKHYHPASRMLEAYRRAAELDWRPLSGGSVLNASGLELRVVEAPGHTPGHIVLVADGLVFTGDTVLPGITPHVTLHSLDEDPLGSYLETLRRIEELGPLTGLPGHRGVIRDTAARAREIRAHHEQRLREVLDLLRRHGPLTGYEAARMMRWRTGYSSWSEYPVPERFFALGEALAHLRHLEERGLAERVERGGLLAWRAA
- a CDS encoding MarR family transcriptional regulator, with product MAGGEMGAADTGGGLTPSQAAVLLAVYRGVDRVEELARALRLPRETVEDIVGELEAMGMLEEYRSGLIFKRRRLRLTRRGLDAVPEAMRLMEHAAQAAKRLVEARLARQEARRLEAPADAGLPEEELLAIAPLLPMLGLLSAAEALMLLDLLSGLDAGGAGGGG
- a CDS encoding metallophosphoesterase produces the protein MIELLPGIETVGDLPAVYVRRLNALVLADTHLGFEEEAAKQGLYVPRIQLLRTLEVLREGLDSTGADWVIFAGDVKHSFSRLLRSEREELSRVFQYLTRERGVRVTIVRGNHDNYLPLVARDYGVELVQELYERGILVIHGHRKPQGGYPGPVEAVIMGHEHPSLRLRDKLGYVAKLPAFLVAPYPPLRARLVVLPAVGQYQTGTTVSLSPDTYLSPILREEVPLGEVKPYVLAEELGVLEFPELALLEDLLAEVEV